From the Gasterosteus aculeatus chromosome 13, fGasAcu3.hap1.1, whole genome shotgun sequence genome, one window contains:
- the LOC120830123 gene encoding clustered mitochondria protein homolog isoform X1: protein MKDKVRRGGRNPSKADVTSLVSGKEAVGKKQHEDSSFPVRIQGAGVEPFELQVRGFWLVQDAVMTLLLRDDVFPRSNLSLALAGTPLDPLAELQSLKGLKPGAVLRLVEEPYTAHSARLHLARVLELLRASGPQDALREGRSPSILETLTQTPDSNVPNGKGLKRSLSNTKTETSKPDGAPPEYLLPGSSERPLMALLPHSSQPESPSYLRDLSLSCWNPAPGHRKLQGDFLYITVVTMEGRRCEITSFPKGFFLNRSTEEVFDPRPAQSSPVCHNFTDLLCHISPAFKQTLTTLKNRSQLPPVELMPTPYHTLSWLGPPCASRSHKNNFSRLGVDEQPPTQAPDWNEELQAARDLPQGSVEERLQRDRALLQVNGAFVRAVMRGAETVVDGFAEPVNGNPDDPAFLWGGLFMSHGAASALFGGDRGRRTAQRLELKGVQAYCDIEGLQGLHTLPTAIVDYRGLRLSAQGLAPGLEASEQDQETTPASRGLLYGVTAGPQESPHRRRLLERLAHAAKCLSLQRHVVVGPNDHKVPLFTSVDAQGLLGADGRFYILDVFRTFPADANFCPEVETESQTVPEEEESKSSGGEEKEKEGCLKEGWPENYHSASGLPRSFSHGLCRLRPELVQAFIQHKHCQFTQCVRETLDANGGFEECATACDSRATEAVRVACKEVGSISDIIFEMRFNPSVFSPEVSFPPGESKSLKLQERLLREAAAFIVTHQIPDFLEFCRQSNEAPMDGVSLKQALHQRGINLRYLGHVITTISQSQHKECLRHIMRLVIAEIFTRSTRRVFNSFLQGVDVPSLSAAVSHFLCCLLVPHFTPAPASDETKKKSRRRGRGAGASESTPWSMLAGAELWNLVCQDAAETYHISDILGSGPNHLVEHYGLQKLSLLREFCLKTGVQLRLRDYSLDNQNKAPIGPDDILNLFPVVKHVHMPTVDASKAYRTAQNFLQKGLLDQAHEHLKEATYLFGRVCDDLHIEACYCHSLLAKVSFKQGKAAEARSVQLKAVVISERVLGFDHPNTIHQYALLGVYAFAGGETALAQKCLLRARLLMLTVHGEDHPYTATLDSCLGLVLSGDQRGKFLMNALRLNTSFFGPAHLLTALNQQLLAQWMCSKGDYRSAMSHEKEALAAFTSMFGEDHPQSRSSKEFLCTITKEAVKVERSLRQAGAEGAQQTVENLSPTRAAMVEQMALLTGIKSITHRDGLQEYRKKHKELKAAVAKELGFPVSGELVASQTANGEAKSADQDAGSRKDAEDGGSPAAENSNEGQQEETLSLVNGHVVQPAQANGHGEKTDVGAGDSDRADSEGKAEDGESEAGAAGREAGNSTSNGVNSNTVNGEMKSQSVEVNGATNGAGDIPVSPSGLKSKGTWADVVSKPNGGRDTAVRVGGKVTANGRVQE from the exons ATGAAGGAcaaagtgaggagaggagggagaaaccCGTCCAAGGCTG ACGTCACAAGCCTAGTTAGTGGAAAGGAGGCTGTTGGTAAAAAGCAACACGAGGACTCGTCGTTCCCTGTGAGGATCCAGGGAGCCGGAGTAGAGCCATTTGAGCTACAG GTCCGGGGATTTTGGCTTGTTCAAGATGCAGTAATGACTCTGCTTTTGAGGGATGACGTTTTTCCACGTTCCAACTTGTCGCTGGCACTTGCTGGAACGCCTTTGGACCCGCTGGCCGAACTGCAAAGCCTTAAGGGGCTTAAACCAGGAGCCGTCCTGCGCCTGGTGGAAG AACCCTACACCGCCCACTCAGCCAGACTCCATCTGGCCCGTGTGCTCGAGCTGCTGAGAGCATCTGGACCTCAGGATGCGCTGAGAGAAGGACGCTCACCAAGCATACTGgagacactcacacaaacaccag ATTCCAACGTACCAAATGGAAAGGGCCTGAAGCGCTCTTTGAGCAACACAAAAACGGAAACAAGCAAACCCGATGGAGCTCCCCCTGAGTACCTGCTCCCTGGTTCCTCAGAGAGGCCCCTCATGGCCCTGCTACCACACAGCTCCCAACCAGAG TCCCCCAGCTACCTGAGAGACTTGTCTCTCAGCTGTTGGAACCCGGCGCCAGGACACAGGAAGCTGCAGGGAGACTTCCTGTACATCACTGTGGTGACAATGGAGGGCCGACGGTGTGAAATCACATCCTTTCCTAAAGGGTTCTTCCTCAATAG ATCTACTGAAGAAGTGTTTGATCCTCGTCCAGCGCAGTCTTCCCCAGTCTGTCACAACTTCACCGACCTGCTGTGTCACATCAGCCCGGCCTTCAAACAAACTTTGACCACGCTCAAGAATCG GTCCCAGTTACCTCCAGTGGAACTGATGCCTACTCCTTACCACACCCTGAGCTGGCTCGGGCCCCCCTGCGCCTCTCGCTCCCATAAAAACAACTTCAGCCGACTGGGAGTGGATGAACAGCCTCCAACACAG GCTCCAGACTGGAATGAGGAGTTGCAAGCTGCCAGAGATCTTCCACAGGGCAGCGTGGAGGAAAGGCTTCAAAGGGACAGGGCTCTGCTCCAG GTAAACGGTGCATTTGTTAGGGCGGTCATGCGGGGGGCAGAAACTGTTGTAGATGGCTTTGCGGAGCCTGTGAATGGAAATCCGGATGACCCAGCGTTCCTGTGGGGCGGCCTGTTCATGAGCCACGGGGCAGCAAGTGCCCTCTTTGGAGGGGACAGAGGTCGCAG GACTGCTCAGAGGCTGGAGCTTAAAGGAGTACAGGCCTACTGTGACATTGAAGGGTTGCAGGGGCTGCACACTCTTCCTACAGCCATCGTAGACTACAGAGGATTGCGTCTGTCTGCTCAGGGTCTGGCCCCTGGTTTGGAGGCCTCAGAACAGGACCAGGAAACCACTCCTGCCTCAAG AGGCTTGCTGTACGGAGTGACTGCTGGACCCCAAGAGTCCCCTCATCGCAGACGGCTCCTAGAGCGCTTGGCTCATGCAGccaaatgtctctctctccagaGACATGTTGTCGTGGGGCCCAACGATCACAAAGTACCACTGTTCACCTCAGTGGACGCTCAGGGATTGTTGGGCGCTGATGGCAGGTTCTACATACTGGATGTGTTCAGAACCTTCCCGGCTGATGCCAACTTCTGTCCAGAAGTGGAGACAGAAAGCCAGACGGTccctgaagaagaggagagtaAATCAAGCGgtggggaggaaaaggagaaggagggctgTTTAAAAGAAGGTTGGCCAGAGAATTATCACTCAGCCTCCGGGCTTCCAAGGAGCTTTTCCCACGGACTCTGTCGACTGAGGCCAGAGCTGGTGCAGGCCTTCATCCAGCACAA ACATTGCCAGTTCACTCAGTGTGTCAGGGAGACGTTGGACGCAAATGGAGGCTTTGAAGAATGTGCAACAGCTT GTGATTCTCGAGCCACTGAGGCAGTCCGAGTTGCTTGTAAAGAAGTGGGCTCAATCAGCGACATCATCTTTGAGATGCGCTTCAACCCAAGCGTATTCTCTCCAG AAGTATCCTTCCCTCCTGGAGAAAGTAAGTCActgaagctgcaggagaggtTATTGAGGGAAGCCGCTGCTTTCATCGTCACACATCAGATACCAGACTTT CTGGAGTTTTGTCGACAAAGCAATGAGGCGCCAATGGATGGAGTCTCTCTAAAACAGGCGCTACACCAAAGAGGCATCAACCTGAGATATCTGGGCCATGTAATCACGACCATCAGCCAATCACAACACAAGGAGTGCCTGAGGCATATAATG AGGTTGGTCATAGCGGAAATCTTCACTCGCTCAACCAGAAGAGTGTTCAACAGTTTCCTCCAG GGGGTGGACGTGCCGAGTCTCTCTGCAGCTGTCAGTCATTTCCTGTGCTGCCTGCTGGTGCCACACTTCACGCCCGCGCCCGCGAGCGATGAGACCAAAAAGAAGTCCAGGCGGCGTGGCCGAGGGGCCGGGGCGTCTGAAAGCACGCCCTGGAGCATGCTCGCGGGGGCCGAGCTGTGGAACCTGGTCTGCCAGGATGCCGCTGAAACGTATCACATCTCTGACATCCTCGG CTCTGGTCCAAACCACCTGGTGGAGCACTATGGCCTTCAGAAGCTCTCCCTGCTCAGAGAGTTCTGTTTAAAGACTGGAGTACAG TTGAGACTGAGAGACTACAGCCTTGACAACCAAAATAAAGCTCCCATTGGGCCGGACGACATCCTCAACCTCTTCCCAGTTGTCAAGCATGTTCACATGCCCACCGTGGATGCTTCTAAAGCCTATCGAACCGCACAGAACTTCCTTCAGAAAG GTCTGCTGGATCAGGCCCATGAACACCTCAAAGAAGCAACCTACTTGTTTGGTCGGGTGTGTGATGACCTGCACATTGAGGCCTGTTATTGCCACAGTCTGTTGGCCAAGGTGTCCTTTAAGCAGGGCAAGGCAGCCGAG GCTCGCAGTGTCCAGTTGAAAGCAGTGGTCATCAGTGAGAGAGTGCTTGGCTTCGACCATCCAAACACTATCCACCAATAT GCTCTCTTGGGTGTGTATGCGTTTGCTGGGGGGGAGACTGCCTTGGCCCAGAAGTGTCTCCTCAGAGCTCGTCTGCTAATGCTAACAGTCCACGGAGAGGACCATCCCTACACCGCAACACTGGAT AGCTGCCTCGGGCTGGTGCTGAGCGGAGATCAGAGAGGGAAGTTCTTAATGAACGCCCTCAGGCTCAACACCTCCTTCTTCGGCCCTGCACATCTACTCACCGCTCTCAA TCAGCAGCTGTTGGCCCAGTGGATGTGCAGCAAGGGAGACTACAGGAGCGCTATGAGCCACGAGAAAGAGGCCCTCGCCGCTTTTACCTCCATG tTTGGAGAGGACCATCCTCAGTCCCGCAGCAGCAAAGAGTTTCTGTGCACTATAACCAAGGAAGCGGTGAAGGTGGAGCGCTCTCTCAGACAGGCAGGAGCTGAGGGCGCGCAGCAGACAGTGGAG AATCTCAGTCCCACGCGTGCCGCCATGGTGGAGCAAATGGCTCTGTTGACCGGGATCAAGAGCATCACCCACAG AGACGGGCTCCAGGAGTATAGGAAGAAACACAAAGAGCTAAAGGCGGCTGTGGCAAAAGAACTGGGATTCCCAGTGAGCGGCGAGCTCGTCGCCTCACAGACTGCGAACGGCGAAGCCAAAAGCGCAGATCAAGAcgcaggaagcaggaaggacGCAGAGGACGGAGGAAGCCCAGCGGCGGAGAATTCCAACGAGGGCCAACAGGAAGAGACCTTGTCGTTAGTCAATGGTCATGTGGTGCAGCCGGCGCAAGCGAACGGGCACGGGGAGAAAACAGATGTAGGTGCAGGAGACAGCGACAGAGCAGATTCGGAGGGCAAGGCGGAGGATGGGGAATCAGAGGCCGGGGCTGCAGGGCGGGAAGCGGGGAACAGCACATCAAATGGGGTAAACAGCAACACGGTGAATGGGGAGATGAAATCGCAGTCGGTTGAAGTCAATGGTGCCACAAATGGAGCCGGTGACATCCCTGTGAGCCCGTCAGGGCTTAAGAGCAAAGGAACCTGGGCCGATGTTGTTTCAAAACCCAATGGAGGGAGAGACACGGCAGTCAGAGTAGGAGGAAAGGTCACCGCTAATGGGAGAGTTCAAGAGTGA
- the LOC120830123 gene encoding clustered mitochondria protein homolog isoform X2, with protein sequence MKDKVRRGGRNPSKADVTSLVSGKEAVGKKQHEDSSFPVRIQGAGVEPFELQVRGFWLVQDAVMTLLLRDDVFPRSNLSLALAGTPLDPLAELQSLKGLKPGAVLRLVEEPYTAHSARLHLARVLELLRASGPQDALREGRSPSILETLTQTPDSNVPNGKGLKRSLSNTKTETSKPDGAPPEYLLPGSSERPLMALLPHSSQPESPSYLRDLSLSCWNPAPGHRKLQGDFLYITVVTMEGRRCEITSFPKGFFLNRSTEEVFDPRPAQSSPVCHNFTDLLCHISPAFKQTLTTLKNRSQLPPVELMPTPYHTLSWLGPPCASRSHKNNFSRLGVDEQPPTQAPDWNEELQAARDLPQGSVEERLQRDRALLQVNGAFVRAVMRGAETVVDGFAEPVNGNPDDPAFLWGGLFMSHGAASALFGGDRGRRTAQRLELKGVQAYCDIEGLQGLHTLPTAIVDYRGLRLSAQGLAPGLEASEQDQETTPASRGLLYGVTAGPQESPHRRRLLERLAHAAKCLSLQRHVVVGPNDHKVPLFTSVDAQGLLGADGRFYILDVFRTFPADANFCPEVETESQTVPEEEESKSSGGEEKEKEGCLKEGWPENYHSASGLPRSFSHGLCRLRPELVQAFIQHKHCQFTQCVRETLDANGGFEECATACDSRATEAVRVACKEVGSISDIIFEMRFNPSVFSPVSFPPGESKSLKLQERLLREAAAFIVTHQIPDFLEFCRQSNEAPMDGVSLKQALHQRGINLRYLGHVITTISQSQHKECLRHIMRLVIAEIFTRSTRRVFNSFLQGVDVPSLSAAVSHFLCCLLVPHFTPAPASDETKKKSRRRGRGAGASESTPWSMLAGAELWNLVCQDAAETYHISDILGSGPNHLVEHYGLQKLSLLREFCLKTGVQLRLRDYSLDNQNKAPIGPDDILNLFPVVKHVHMPTVDASKAYRTAQNFLQKGLLDQAHEHLKEATYLFGRVCDDLHIEACYCHSLLAKVSFKQGKAAEARSVQLKAVVISERVLGFDHPNTIHQYALLGVYAFAGGETALAQKCLLRARLLMLTVHGEDHPYTATLDSCLGLVLSGDQRGKFLMNALRLNTSFFGPAHLLTALNQQLLAQWMCSKGDYRSAMSHEKEALAAFTSMFGEDHPQSRSSKEFLCTITKEAVKVERSLRQAGAEGAQQTVENLSPTRAAMVEQMALLTGIKSITHRDGLQEYRKKHKELKAAVAKELGFPVSGELVASQTANGEAKSADQDAGSRKDAEDGGSPAAENSNEGQQEETLSLVNGHVVQPAQANGHGEKTDVGAGDSDRADSEGKAEDGESEAGAAGREAGNSTSNGVNSNTVNGEMKSQSVEVNGATNGAGDIPVSPSGLKSKGTWADVVSKPNGGRDTAVRVGGKVTANGRVQE encoded by the exons ATGAAGGAcaaagtgaggagaggagggagaaaccCGTCCAAGGCTG ACGTCACAAGCCTAGTTAGTGGAAAGGAGGCTGTTGGTAAAAAGCAACACGAGGACTCGTCGTTCCCTGTGAGGATCCAGGGAGCCGGAGTAGAGCCATTTGAGCTACAG GTCCGGGGATTTTGGCTTGTTCAAGATGCAGTAATGACTCTGCTTTTGAGGGATGACGTTTTTCCACGTTCCAACTTGTCGCTGGCACTTGCTGGAACGCCTTTGGACCCGCTGGCCGAACTGCAAAGCCTTAAGGGGCTTAAACCAGGAGCCGTCCTGCGCCTGGTGGAAG AACCCTACACCGCCCACTCAGCCAGACTCCATCTGGCCCGTGTGCTCGAGCTGCTGAGAGCATCTGGACCTCAGGATGCGCTGAGAGAAGGACGCTCACCAAGCATACTGgagacactcacacaaacaccag ATTCCAACGTACCAAATGGAAAGGGCCTGAAGCGCTCTTTGAGCAACACAAAAACGGAAACAAGCAAACCCGATGGAGCTCCCCCTGAGTACCTGCTCCCTGGTTCCTCAGAGAGGCCCCTCATGGCCCTGCTACCACACAGCTCCCAACCAGAG TCCCCCAGCTACCTGAGAGACTTGTCTCTCAGCTGTTGGAACCCGGCGCCAGGACACAGGAAGCTGCAGGGAGACTTCCTGTACATCACTGTGGTGACAATGGAGGGCCGACGGTGTGAAATCACATCCTTTCCTAAAGGGTTCTTCCTCAATAG ATCTACTGAAGAAGTGTTTGATCCTCGTCCAGCGCAGTCTTCCCCAGTCTGTCACAACTTCACCGACCTGCTGTGTCACATCAGCCCGGCCTTCAAACAAACTTTGACCACGCTCAAGAATCG GTCCCAGTTACCTCCAGTGGAACTGATGCCTACTCCTTACCACACCCTGAGCTGGCTCGGGCCCCCCTGCGCCTCTCGCTCCCATAAAAACAACTTCAGCCGACTGGGAGTGGATGAACAGCCTCCAACACAG GCTCCAGACTGGAATGAGGAGTTGCAAGCTGCCAGAGATCTTCCACAGGGCAGCGTGGAGGAAAGGCTTCAAAGGGACAGGGCTCTGCTCCAG GTAAACGGTGCATTTGTTAGGGCGGTCATGCGGGGGGCAGAAACTGTTGTAGATGGCTTTGCGGAGCCTGTGAATGGAAATCCGGATGACCCAGCGTTCCTGTGGGGCGGCCTGTTCATGAGCCACGGGGCAGCAAGTGCCCTCTTTGGAGGGGACAGAGGTCGCAG GACTGCTCAGAGGCTGGAGCTTAAAGGAGTACAGGCCTACTGTGACATTGAAGGGTTGCAGGGGCTGCACACTCTTCCTACAGCCATCGTAGACTACAGAGGATTGCGTCTGTCTGCTCAGGGTCTGGCCCCTGGTTTGGAGGCCTCAGAACAGGACCAGGAAACCACTCCTGCCTCAAG AGGCTTGCTGTACGGAGTGACTGCTGGACCCCAAGAGTCCCCTCATCGCAGACGGCTCCTAGAGCGCTTGGCTCATGCAGccaaatgtctctctctccagaGACATGTTGTCGTGGGGCCCAACGATCACAAAGTACCACTGTTCACCTCAGTGGACGCTCAGGGATTGTTGGGCGCTGATGGCAGGTTCTACATACTGGATGTGTTCAGAACCTTCCCGGCTGATGCCAACTTCTGTCCAGAAGTGGAGACAGAAAGCCAGACGGTccctgaagaagaggagagtaAATCAAGCGgtggggaggaaaaggagaaggagggctgTTTAAAAGAAGGTTGGCCAGAGAATTATCACTCAGCCTCCGGGCTTCCAAGGAGCTTTTCCCACGGACTCTGTCGACTGAGGCCAGAGCTGGTGCAGGCCTTCATCCAGCACAA ACATTGCCAGTTCACTCAGTGTGTCAGGGAGACGTTGGACGCAAATGGAGGCTTTGAAGAATGTGCAACAGCTT GTGATTCTCGAGCCACTGAGGCAGTCCGAGTTGCTTGTAAAGAAGTGGGCTCAATCAGCGACATCATCTTTGAGATGCGCTTCAACCCAAGCGTATTCTCTCCAG TATCCTTCCCTCCTGGAGAAAGTAAGTCActgaagctgcaggagaggtTATTGAGGGAAGCCGCTGCTTTCATCGTCACACATCAGATACCAGACTTT CTGGAGTTTTGTCGACAAAGCAATGAGGCGCCAATGGATGGAGTCTCTCTAAAACAGGCGCTACACCAAAGAGGCATCAACCTGAGATATCTGGGCCATGTAATCACGACCATCAGCCAATCACAACACAAGGAGTGCCTGAGGCATATAATG AGGTTGGTCATAGCGGAAATCTTCACTCGCTCAACCAGAAGAGTGTTCAACAGTTTCCTCCAG GGGGTGGACGTGCCGAGTCTCTCTGCAGCTGTCAGTCATTTCCTGTGCTGCCTGCTGGTGCCACACTTCACGCCCGCGCCCGCGAGCGATGAGACCAAAAAGAAGTCCAGGCGGCGTGGCCGAGGGGCCGGGGCGTCTGAAAGCACGCCCTGGAGCATGCTCGCGGGGGCCGAGCTGTGGAACCTGGTCTGCCAGGATGCCGCTGAAACGTATCACATCTCTGACATCCTCGG CTCTGGTCCAAACCACCTGGTGGAGCACTATGGCCTTCAGAAGCTCTCCCTGCTCAGAGAGTTCTGTTTAAAGACTGGAGTACAG TTGAGACTGAGAGACTACAGCCTTGACAACCAAAATAAAGCTCCCATTGGGCCGGACGACATCCTCAACCTCTTCCCAGTTGTCAAGCATGTTCACATGCCCACCGTGGATGCTTCTAAAGCCTATCGAACCGCACAGAACTTCCTTCAGAAAG GTCTGCTGGATCAGGCCCATGAACACCTCAAAGAAGCAACCTACTTGTTTGGTCGGGTGTGTGATGACCTGCACATTGAGGCCTGTTATTGCCACAGTCTGTTGGCCAAGGTGTCCTTTAAGCAGGGCAAGGCAGCCGAG GCTCGCAGTGTCCAGTTGAAAGCAGTGGTCATCAGTGAGAGAGTGCTTGGCTTCGACCATCCAAACACTATCCACCAATAT GCTCTCTTGGGTGTGTATGCGTTTGCTGGGGGGGAGACTGCCTTGGCCCAGAAGTGTCTCCTCAGAGCTCGTCTGCTAATGCTAACAGTCCACGGAGAGGACCATCCCTACACCGCAACACTGGAT AGCTGCCTCGGGCTGGTGCTGAGCGGAGATCAGAGAGGGAAGTTCTTAATGAACGCCCTCAGGCTCAACACCTCCTTCTTCGGCCCTGCACATCTACTCACCGCTCTCAA TCAGCAGCTGTTGGCCCAGTGGATGTGCAGCAAGGGAGACTACAGGAGCGCTATGAGCCACGAGAAAGAGGCCCTCGCCGCTTTTACCTCCATG tTTGGAGAGGACCATCCTCAGTCCCGCAGCAGCAAAGAGTTTCTGTGCACTATAACCAAGGAAGCGGTGAAGGTGGAGCGCTCTCTCAGACAGGCAGGAGCTGAGGGCGCGCAGCAGACAGTGGAG AATCTCAGTCCCACGCGTGCCGCCATGGTGGAGCAAATGGCTCTGTTGACCGGGATCAAGAGCATCACCCACAG AGACGGGCTCCAGGAGTATAGGAAGAAACACAAAGAGCTAAAGGCGGCTGTGGCAAAAGAACTGGGATTCCCAGTGAGCGGCGAGCTCGTCGCCTCACAGACTGCGAACGGCGAAGCCAAAAGCGCAGATCAAGAcgcaggaagcaggaaggacGCAGAGGACGGAGGAAGCCCAGCGGCGGAGAATTCCAACGAGGGCCAACAGGAAGAGACCTTGTCGTTAGTCAATGGTCATGTGGTGCAGCCGGCGCAAGCGAACGGGCACGGGGAGAAAACAGATGTAGGTGCAGGAGACAGCGACAGAGCAGATTCGGAGGGCAAGGCGGAGGATGGGGAATCAGAGGCCGGGGCTGCAGGGCGGGAAGCGGGGAACAGCACATCAAATGGGGTAAACAGCAACACGGTGAATGGGGAGATGAAATCGCAGTCGGTTGAAGTCAATGGTGCCACAAATGGAGCCGGTGACATCCCTGTGAGCCCGTCAGGGCTTAAGAGCAAAGGAACCTGGGCCGATGTTGTTTCAAAACCCAATGGAGGGAGAGACACGGCAGTCAGAGTAGGAGGAAAGGTCACCGCTAATGGGAGAGTTCAAGAGTGA
- the srrd gene encoding SRR1-like protein — MDARGGCEAAQMSDTGAEWQVAQRRKGAARKSKSVQVSHTCSQEELDIEKTVRRIRDTVSELSCEDFWPQWKVAGSAARSKHLQNGDTEGGPCQQLECVCYGLGSFSSSVSARFQLAMLLLLLDAGQIPLKDCSVYDPAFSRGEKAVLRELGLTVLTENEEGKRLATKPTLFYLMHCGKALYNNLLWKNWSVRHLPLVTLIGNSFTGMMDRTVEREFTRDYRYITEALSLCEERQLPCPSRLIDVFSDTAVVTFPSGGLERLPQSTWAELPEPQYTHCSDLEIIQRETQS; from the exons ATGGACGCACGCGGCGGCTGTGAAGCAGCACAGATGTCGGATACGGGAGCCGAGTGGCAGGTGGCCCAGCGGCGAAAAGGCGCAGCGCGGAAATCCAAATCCGTTCAAGTGTCGCACACATGCAgccaggaggagctggacatCGAGAAAACAGTCAGACGAATACGAGACACGGT GTCTGAGCTGAGTTGCGAGGACTTTTGGCCACAGTGGAAAG tGGCAGGATCAGCAGCCCGATCCAAACATCTGCAGAACGGGGACACCGAGGGCGGACCATGTCAACAGCTGGAGTGCGTGTGTTATGGCCtcggctccttctcctcctctgtgtcggCTCGCTTCCAGCTTGCCATGTTGCTGctcctgctggatgcaggaCAG ATTCCACTGAAGGACTGCTCTGTTTATGATCCTGCATTCTCCCGTGGAGAGAAGGCTGTTCTGAGGGAGCTCGGTCTGACGGTCCTCACAGAGAATGAG gaggGGAAGCGTCTGGCAACCAAGCCCACCCTCTTTTAcctgatgcattgtgggaaagcCCTGTACAACAACCTTCTGTGGAAAAACTGGAGTGTGCGACATCTTCCTCTTGTGACGCTCATCGGAAACAGCTTCACTGGCATGATGGACAG AACAGTAGAGAGGGAGTTCACGCGGGACTACAGATACATTACCGAGGCGCTGTCTCTGTGTGAGGAGAGACAGCTCCCCTGTCCGTCCCGTCTGATCGACGTCTTCAGCGACACTGCGGTCGTCACCTTTCCCAGCGGGGGCCTGGAAAGACTCCCACAATCCACCTGGGCAGAGCTGCCTGAgccacagtacacacactgctCTGATTTAGAGATAATTCAGAGGGAAACGCAGAGCTGA